In Labrus bergylta chromosome 1, fLabBer1.1, whole genome shotgun sequence, one genomic interval encodes:
- the LOC110005336 gene encoding nuclear distribution protein nudE homolog 1, which produces MVEPATRMFASLEEELGFWKEQAERHHQRAEEAQEELQEFQQMSRDYEAELETELKQCESRNKELLLDNNRLRIELESIKEKFEAQHSDAFRHITTLEEDLAQTKAVRDHLQKYIRELEQSNDDLERTKRATIMSLEDFEQRMNHVIERNAFLESELDEKENLLESVQRLKDEARDLRQELAVRHKERRPSSSLGKDTDRLDLTCPSAANSSIPVTPSKPISSFATPPASSIRRGDGLAGTPLTTSARISALNIVGELLRKVGNLESKLASCRDFVYDTSVSRPALPAATGSPSCIEGGADNHATSMSPPPQFDSLVKRLEFGPAPPRGVSQGAQSPQGGVKILL; this is translated from the exons ATGGTTGAACCAGCAACACGCATGTTTGCATCATTAGAAGAAGAGCTGGGCTTCTGGAAGGAGCAGGCAGAGAGACATCATCAAAG GGCTGAAGAGgctcaggaggagctgcaggagtttCAGCAAATGAGTCGAGACTACGAAGCAGAACTGGAAACCGAGCTGAAGCAGTGTGAAAGTCGAAACAAAGAGCTGCTTTTAGACAACAACAGACTCCGCATAGAACTGGAGAGCATAAAG GAGAAATTTGAGGCTCAGCATTCGGATGCTTTCAGACACATCACCACGTTAGAGGAAGATCTGGCACAAACTAAAGCAGTGAGAGATCACCTGCAGAAATACATCAGAGAGCTGGAGCAATCCAATGATGACCTGGAAAGGACCAAAAG GGCTACCATCATGTCACTGGAGGACTTTGAGCAGCGGATGAACCACGTCATTGAGAGAAATGCCTTCCTGGAGAGTGAATTGGATGAGAAAGAGAACCTGCTGGAGTCTGTTCAGAGGCTCAAGGATGAAGCCAGAg atcTTCGGCAGGAGCTGGCTGTACGCCACAAGGAAAGACGGCCGTCCAGCAGCCTGGGCAAAGACACAGATCGATTAGATCTAACATGCCCCTCAGCTGCTAACTCATCCATCCCCGTCACACCCTCCAAACCCATCAGCTCGTTTGCCACGCCCCCTGCTTCCAGTATCAGACGAG GTGATGGATTAGCTGGGACTCCTCTTACTACGTCTGCTAGAATATCTGCACTCAACATCGTTGGGGAGCTGCTAAGAAAAGTTGGA AATCTGGAGTCAAAGTTGGCGTCCTGTAGAGACTTTGTATATGACACTTCAGTCAGCAGACCAGCACTCCCAGCAGCCACAGGTAGTCCGTCTTGTATAGAAGGAGGCGCTGACAACCACGCTACCAGCATGAGCCCCCCTCCTCAATTTGACag TTTAGTGAAGCGGTTAGAGTTCGGACCCGCTCCCCCGAGAGGAGTCTCCCAAGGTGCCCAGTCTCCACAGGGAGGGGTCAAGATCCTGCTATGA